Below is a genomic region from Fusobacterium russii ATCC 25533.
AAAGCTTTTTTAAAACTCATAATAAACCTCCTAATAAATTTTCAAGTTAATTAAATTTTCAAAACTTATATGTAAAAATAATATATAGGAACCTCTTGTTTATGTAAATTTAATATAAGCTATAACCTAATAAAGTTTATATATTTTATTATAATTTAAAATACGACATATTAAAAATTTAAAATTTCAATGTAATTTATGAAAATAATATATTTTTTCTTAACAATTTATTTTTAAAAAGTATGTAGAGAAAAAGCTAAAAAATTTTAAGAAAAAATTAAGAAATTTACTAAAAAATATAATGTTTATGATATAATATAACATCATGTAAAAAAATAAGAGGCGAAAATGAAAAAAGCAATTTTCTTAGATAGAGATGGGACAATAAATGTAGAGAAGGATTATTTATTTAAAATTGAAGATTTAGAATTTGAAAAGAATGCTATAAAAGCACTACAAATTTTTAAAAAATTGGGTTATATTTTAATTGTTATAACAAATCAATCAGGAATAGCAAGATTTTATTTTTCAGAGGAAGACTTACATAAGTTTAATAAAAAAATGAATGATATTTTAAAAGAAAATAAGGCAGAGATAGATGAATTTTATTTTTGCCCTCATCATCCCGAAAAAGGTATAGGTATATATAAAAAAGATTGTGATTGCAGAAAACCCAATAATAAGCTTATTGAACAGGCTATTGAAAAGTATGGCATTGATAGGAGTCAATCTTATATGATTGGTGATAAATTTTCAGATATTCAAGCAGGAATTAAGTCCAATTTGAAAACTGTATTAGTTAAGACAGGTTATGGAGAAAAAGAACAAGATAAAATTAATAAAAGGGAAACTTTAATTTGTGAAAATTTAGGAGAATTTTCTGAAATATTAAGAAGAAAAAAATTGTCTGAGCTTATAAAAGAAGAATTTAGTATAGAAGTAAATATAGAAAATGTGGCAATGGATAGTAGAAAAGTATCAAAAAATTCGCTGTTCTTTGCAATAAATAATGGAAATAAATTTATAGGAGAGGCTATGAAAAATGGAGCCTCTCTTATTGTTGCAGATAATACAGATATTGATGATAAAAGAGTTATAAAAGTTAAAAACACTGTAGAAACTATGCAGAACTTAGCACAAAAATATAGAAAAAAATTGGCTTTGAAAGTTGTAGCCATAACAGGAAGTAATGGAAAAACTACTACAAAGGATATAAGCTACTCTCTTCTTTCACAGAAATATTCAGTCTTAAAAACAGAAGGGAACTATAATAATCATATAGGACTACCCTTTACTTTACTTAGCTTAACAGATGAAAATGAGATAGCAGTTTTAGAAATGGGAATGAGTGATTTTGGAGAAATAAGAAGGCTTTGTGAAATTGCGAAACCGGATTATGGGATTATAACTAATATTGGAGAATCTCATTTAGAATTTTTAAAAACAAGAGAAAATGTTTTTAAAGCAAAGACTGAAATGCTAGATTTTATAGAAAAAGAAAATGTTTTTGTATTTGGAGATGATGATTTTCTTTCAAAGACAAAGGCAATAAAAGTAGGTTTTTCCGATAAAAATGATGAGATTATAGAAGATTTTTTATTTTCAGAAAACATAAGTAAATTTAAAATGAATTCACAGGAATACAGTATGAGTATACTAGGTAGGCATAATATTCTAAATGCAGCCTTAGCTATAAATTTATGTAAAAAGCTTAATCTGACGGAAAATCAATTAAAAAAAGGTTTAGAAATGATAGAACTCAGTAAAATGCGATTTCAGGAAATAAAGATAGGAGAAGATATCTACATAAATGATGCCTACAATGCAAGTCCTACATCTATGAGAGCGGCAATAGATACAATTGATTCCATTTACAATGATAGATACAAGATAGCTGTTTTAGGAGATATTTTAGAAATAGGGGAATCTGAAATAAAATATCATATTGAAATTTTAGAATATATTTTAGATAAAAATATAGACTTAATATATCTTTACGGAGAGAGAATGAAAAAAGCTTATGATATATTTATGAAGAAGAGAACTGAGGAGCATAGATACATATATTTTACGACAAAGCAAGAAATAGTTGAAAATTTAGATAAAATAAAAATAAAAAAACTTATTTTATTAAAGGCTTCAAGGGGAATGAGGCTGGAAGAAATAATTCAAATTAAAGAGGAGAAATAATGTTATATTTATTGGGAGAGAATTTTAGAGAATTAATTTTTTTGAAATCTATATATTTAAGAGCATTCATAAGCTTTGTTTTATCGTTTTCTATTGTATTAATAGCAGGTAGACCTTTTATAAAATATTTGAAAATAAAAAAATTTGGAGAGTCAATAAGGGAAGAGGGACCGAGTTCACATTTCTCAAAAAAAGGAACCCCTACAATGGGCGGAGTTTTAATTATTGCTGCTGTTATAATAACAAGCTTGGTAGTAAATGATTTAAGAAACAGTTTTATACTTTTGATATTATTAATAACTATTTTATTTGCAACAATAGGTTTTATTGATGATTATAAAAAGTTTAAAGTAAGTAAAAAAGGTTTATCCGGGAAAAGAAAACTTCTTTATCAGGGAATAATAGCAACAATAGTATGGGCTTATATTTATTTTGGCGGACTTACTGGTAGCCATATGTTAGATTTGACTATAATTAATCCATTGAATGGGAATCATTTTTTGTTTTTAGGTGGAATAGGAATGTTCTTTTTTATTCAAATAACTTTGTTAGGAACATCTAATGCGGTTAATATAACAGATGGATTGGATGGACTTGCAATTATGCCTATGATAATTTGTTCAACAATACTTGGAGTCTTGGCATATTTTACTGGTCATACTGAACTTAGCTCACATTTACATTTATTTTATACGGTAGGTTCTGGAGAGTTAAGTGTATTTTTATCTTCAATTACCGGAGCGGGCTTAGGGTTTTTATGGTATAATTGCTATCCGGCACAAATATTTATGGGAGATACAGGTTCTTTAACTCTCGGTGGGATACTTGGAGTTATAGCATTACTTTTGAAACAAGAGCTTTTACTGCCTGTTATAGGTTTTGTTTTTGTGCTTGAAGCGATTTCAGTTATTCTACAGGTAGGTTCTTTTAAATTAAGAGGAAAAAGGATTTTTAAAATGGCACCTATACATCATCATTTTGAACTTTCCGGCTTAGCAGAATCAAAAGTTACCATGAGATTTTGGATAACGGCTTTAATATGTGGAATAATAGCATTAGGTATCGTTAGAATGAGAGGAATATTATAATGAAAAAAGCAATGGTTTATGGTAATGGAGTAAGTGGAAAAGGAGCAAGAAAATTATTAGAACATCTAAAATATGAAGTAATAATGGTTGATGACAATACAGCCCTTTCATCAAAAGAAGCCTATAAGTACTTAGATGAAGTGGAATTTTTTATAAAGAGCCCAGGAATACCATATAATGAACTTGTTAAAGTTGTTCAAGATAAAAAAATAAAGATAATAGATGAAATAGAATTGGCATATAACTATATTGTAGATGAAAAGCTGCCTGTGAAATTAATAGCAATAACAGGAACAAATGGGAAAAGCACTACAACAGCTAAAATTGCGGATATGTTAAATTTTGCAGGATATAAAGCAAGTTTTGCCGGCAATATAGGGGTATCACTCGCTGAAACTGTTTTGGAAAAACCTGACTTAGATTTCATTGCCTTGGAGCTTAGTTCATTTCAACTTGAGAATATAGAAGATTTTAAACCATATATTTCTATGATTATTAATTTAGGACCTGATCATATAGAAAGGTATTCTAGTTTTGATGAATACTACGACACTAAATTTAATATTTTAAAAAATCAAAGTAATGATTGTTATTTTATAGAAAATATAGATGATCCAGAGATAGAAAAAAGAAAAAATAAAATAAAGACAACAAGTTTAAAAGTATCAAAATTTAATTTAGCAGATGTGTATGTGAAAGATGATAAAATTTTTTTCAAAAATGAGTATATAACAAATAGAAAAAATTTGAGTCTAAAAGGTATGCATAATTTAGAAAATATTTTATTTATGGTAGCTACGGCTAAAATCATTGGTGTAGAAAGTTCAATAATAAAGGAATTTTTGAGTGTAGCAAGTCCATTGGAACACAGGACAGAACTTTTCCATACCTATGGAAAGATTGAATTTATAAATGATTCTAAAGCAACAAATATAGACTCAACAAGATTTGCCTTAGAGGCAAATAAAAATTGTCTTTTAATCTGTGGAGGTTATAACAAGGGTGTTGATTTAAAACCTTTAGCTGAACTTATAAAAGATAATGCTAAAGAAGTTTACCTGATAGGAACAATAGCAGAAAAAATAAAAAATTTATTATTGGAGATTAACTACGATAAAAATAAAATTTTTATGTTGGAAAATTTGGAAGCAACACTTTTATTTTTAAAAGAAAAATTAGATAAAAATTCTAAGGGAACAGTTTTATTATCACCAGCAACATCAAGCTATGATCAATTTAAATCATTTGAGCATAGAGGAAAAGTATTTAAAGAACTAGTCTTAAAAATTTTTGGGTAGGTGTAAACTAATGAAAAAAGTTTTATTGACAACTGGAGGAACTGGAGGTCATATATATCCAGCTTTATCAGTGGCAGATAATTTGATAGAAAAGGGAGTTGAAGTTCTATTTGTTGGAAGTAAAGCTAGAATGGAAAAAGAACTTGTTCCCAAGAGTGGTTATAGATTCATAGGGCTTGATATAAGAGTTCCAAGAAATTTAAAAAATATTTTCAGTTTTTTAAAAGTGATAAATACAGCTTATAAACTTGTAAAAAAAGAAAATCCTGACGCAATAGTAGGCTTTGGAAATTATATTTCTGTCCCGGTAGTTTTGGCAGGTATTTTACAGAGGAAAAAAGTATATTTACAGGAGCAAAATGCAAATCTAGGATTTGCAAATAAAGTCTTTTATAAGTTTGCAAAAATAACATTTCTGGCTTTTGAGAAAACTTATGACGATGTGCCTATAAAATATCAAAACAAATTTAAAGTTATAGGAAATCCTCTAAGAATAGAAATAGAAGGTCTTAAATATAAAGAGGAGAGAGAAAAATTAGGTTTGGCAGAAAATCAAAGATTGCTTTTAGTTACAGGAGGAAGTCTAGGGGCTCAGGAAATAAACAATGCAATTTTAAAAAACTGGGATAAGTTCTTAGATAATGAAGAAATAATAATTTATTGGGCAACAGGAAATGCAAATTATGAAGAAATATCAAAGCAAATAAAAAGAAAAAAGGAAAAAGATGAAATAAAGCCATATTTTGAAAATATGCTTGAAATAATTGCAGCAGCAGATTTAGTAATCTGTAGAGCAGGAGCTCTAACTATTTCAGAACTTATAGAACTGGAAAGACCTTCAATATTAATTCCATACAGTTCAGTAAAAGTTGGGCAGTATGAAAATGCTAAAATTCTATTGGAAAATAAATCAGCCTATGTCTATACAAGGGAGCAGATAGATGAAGCAATAGAAGAAATATTTAGTCTTATAAGAAATGAAGAGAGATTGAAAAAAATGAGAGTGAGAATAAAATCTTTAAAAAAATCTAATTCAGCAGAAACACTAATAGCGAATTTAGATATTTGGAGGAGTTAACACAAAATGGAGAAAATTTATTTTATAGGAATAAATGGGATAGGAATGAGTGGACTTGCAAAGATAATGAAATGTAAGGGCTATGAAGTAAAAGGAGCAGACATCTGTAGAAATTATGTAACTGAGGAACTTTTATCTATGGGAATAAAAGTTTATGATGAACATGATGAAAAGAATGTAAAAGGAGTAGATTTTGTTGTAGCTTCGACAGCAATAGGAGAAAAGAATCCGGAATATAAATATTCTAAAGAAAATGATATTAAGATATTAAAAAGAGGAGAGCTCTTAGCAAAGCTTTTAAATAGGGAAACAGGAATAGCTGTGGCAGGAACTCATGGAAAGACTACTACAACTTCAATGTTAGCAGCTTCAATGCTATCTAAAGATCCGACAATTGTTGTTGGAGGAATATTGCCAGAAATTAAGTCTAATGCAAAACCGGGAAAGGGAGAATATTTCATAGCGGAAGCTGATGAGAGCGATAATTCTTTTTTATATATGAAACCTAAGTATTCCATTATAACAAATATAGAGGCAGACCATTTAGATGTTCATAAGAACTTGGATAATATAAAGAAATCATTTATACAGTTTATAAGTCATACTCAGGAAGAAGCTATTGTCTGTATAGATTGCCCTAATGTTAATGCTGTAATTTCAGATTTGCCAGCAGGAAATAGAGTTATAACTTATTCTAAAAAGAATAAAAAGGCTAATATATATGCTGAAAATATAAGGATAGAGGATAGAAGCACAATTTTTGAAGTCGTTATCAATGGTGAAAGTAAAGGAGAATATATACTGAATGTTCCGGGAGAACATAATGTTCAAAATGTTTTGCCAGTTATATATTTATCTTTAAAGTTCGGAGTGGAAAAAGCTCTTTTAAATGAAAGTTTGAAGAACTTTAAAGGTTCAAAGAGAAGGTATGATGTACTGTATGATGATATCTTAGAAAATGGTTTCGGAAATAAAACTAAAAGAGTCAGAATAATTGATGACTATGCACATCATCCCACAGAAATAAAAGCAACTTTAGCAGCTATAAAATCTATAGACAAGTCAAGATTGGTTGCAATTTTTCAGCCTCATAGATACAGCCGAGTTCATT
It encodes:
- the gmhB gene encoding D-glycero-beta-D-manno-heptose 1,7-bisphosphate 7-phosphatase; translated protein: MKKAIFLDRDGTINVEKDYLFKIEDLEFEKNAIKALQIFKKLGYILIVITNQSGIARFYFSEEDLHKFNKKMNDILKENKAEIDEFYFCPHHPEKGIGIYKKDCDCRKPNNKLIEQAIEKYGIDRSQSYMIGDKFSDIQAGIKSNLKTVLVKTGYGEKEQDKINKRETLICENLGEFSEILRRKKLSELIKEEFSIEVNIENVAMDSRKVSKNSLFFAINNGNKFIGEAMKNGASLIVADNTDIDDKRVIKVKNTVETMQNLAQKYRKKLALKVVAITGSNGKTTTKDISYSLLSQKYSVLKTEGNYNNHIGLPFTLLSLTDENEIAVLEMGMSDFGEIRRLCEIAKPDYGIITNIGESHLEFLKTRENVFKAKTEMLDFIEKENVFVFGDDDFLSKTKAIKVGFSDKNDEIIEDFLFSENISKFKMNSQEYSMSILGRHNILNAALAINLCKKLNLTENQLKKGLEMIELSKMRFQEIKIGEDIYINDAYNASPTSMRAAIDTIDSIYNDRYKIAVLGDILEIGESEIKYHIEILEYILDKNIDLIYLYGERMKKAYDIFMKKRTEEHRYIYFTTKQEIVENLDKIKIKKLILLKASRGMRLEEIIQIKEEK
- the mraY gene encoding phospho-N-acetylmuramoyl-pentapeptide-transferase — translated: MLYLLGENFRELIFLKSIYLRAFISFVLSFSIVLIAGRPFIKYLKIKKFGESIREEGPSSHFSKKGTPTMGGVLIIAAVIITSLVVNDLRNSFILLILLITILFATIGFIDDYKKFKVSKKGLSGKRKLLYQGIIATIVWAYIYFGGLTGSHMLDLTIINPLNGNHFLFLGGIGMFFFIQITLLGTSNAVNITDGLDGLAIMPMIICSTILGVLAYFTGHTELSSHLHLFYTVGSGELSVFLSSITGAGLGFLWYNCYPAQIFMGDTGSLTLGGILGVIALLLKQELLLPVIGFVFVLEAISVILQVGSFKLRGKRIFKMAPIHHHFELSGLAESKVTMRFWITALICGIIALGIVRMRGIL
- the murD gene encoding UDP-N-acetylmuramoyl-L-alanine--D-glutamate ligase, whose translation is MKKAMVYGNGVSGKGARKLLEHLKYEVIMVDDNTALSSKEAYKYLDEVEFFIKSPGIPYNELVKVVQDKKIKIIDEIELAYNYIVDEKLPVKLIAITGTNGKSTTTAKIADMLNFAGYKASFAGNIGVSLAETVLEKPDLDFIALELSSFQLENIEDFKPYISMIINLGPDHIERYSSFDEYYDTKFNILKNQSNDCYFIENIDDPEIEKRKNKIKTTSLKVSKFNLADVYVKDDKIFFKNEYITNRKNLSLKGMHNLENILFMVATAKIIGVESSIIKEFLSVASPLEHRTELFHTYGKIEFINDSKATNIDSTRFALEANKNCLLICGGYNKGVDLKPLAELIKDNAKEVYLIGTIAEKIKNLLLEINYDKNKIFMLENLEATLLFLKEKLDKNSKGTVLLSPATSSYDQFKSFEHRGKVFKELVLKIFG
- the murG gene encoding undecaprenyldiphospho-muramoylpentapeptide beta-N-acetylglucosaminyltransferase; amino-acid sequence: MKKVLLTTGGTGGHIYPALSVADNLIEKGVEVLFVGSKARMEKELVPKSGYRFIGLDIRVPRNLKNIFSFLKVINTAYKLVKKENPDAIVGFGNYISVPVVLAGILQRKKVYLQEQNANLGFANKVFYKFAKITFLAFEKTYDDVPIKYQNKFKVIGNPLRIEIEGLKYKEEREKLGLAENQRLLLVTGGSLGAQEINNAILKNWDKFLDNEEIIIYWATGNANYEEISKQIKRKKEKDEIKPYFENMLEIIAAADLVICRAGALTISELIELERPSILIPYSSVKVGQYENAKILLENKSAYVYTREQIDEAIEEIFSLIRNEERLKKMRVRIKSLKKSNSAETLIANLDIWRS
- the murC gene encoding UDP-N-acetylmuramate--L-alanine ligase, which gives rise to MEKIYFIGINGIGMSGLAKIMKCKGYEVKGADICRNYVTEELLSMGIKVYDEHDEKNVKGVDFVVASTAIGEKNPEYKYSKENDIKILKRGELLAKLLNRETGIAVAGTHGKTTTTSMLAASMLSKDPTIVVGGILPEIKSNAKPGKGEYFIAEADESDNSFLYMKPKYSIITNIEADHLDVHKNLDNIKKSFIQFISHTQEEAIVCIDCPNVNAVISDLPAGNRVITYSKKNKKANIYAENIRIEDRSTIFEVVINGESKGEYILNVPGEHNVQNVLPVIYLSLKFGVEKALLNESLKNFKGSKRRYDVLYDDILENGFGNKTKRVRIIDDYAHHPTEIKATLAAIKSIDKSRLVAIFQPHRYSRVHFLIKEFKDAFKLVDKVILLPIYAAGEKNEFNISSEVLKESIEHDNIEVMENWKDIKKYVSRVKKDSTYIFMGAGDISTLAHEISEDLESLNSETFV